The window TCTCGAAGCCACGCTGCGGCTGCGCATGCAGTCACACTGCCGTAGAAGAGACCGAAACACAAGACTTCGCGGCTAAGCCAGGAACGCCGCCACATGCGAATTGCGCGCCAGGCATATGCGGGTCTCCCCAGATGAAACACGGAAACATTCAACGCGAATGTTGTCAGCAGCCAAAGAGATGTCAGAACCGCTGCGTTTAGTTCATGAGCCAGCGTCATCACGGCAAGTGCTCCAAACGACGCCTGCATCACCGTCGTCATCGCTATCAAGGATGGATGCGCATGCTCCAGGTGAATCGAGCCTGTATCTACGCGCTCCAACCAAGAGGACGACCGTTCAGGCAAGGTAATGCGAGTCGTCGAGACGGTCTGTCCAGCCGCAGGCATCCCAGGCGACTCTGCAGTATGAAAATCCTTACCCCATGCTTCCTTGTTCACGATCTCAATCTGAATCGCATTTTCGGGACATGCATTCACACATGCTGGCTCTCGTCCATCCAGCAGACGCCCACGACACATGTCGCATTTCCCCACCACACCGCGCTCCGCATTGAACTGTGGAACGCTATAGGGACAATTCCACACACAGTATTGGCAACCGATGCAAGCATCCGTTGAATGCAACACAATCCCCGTGAGCGGATCTTTGGTATACGCATTGACTGGACAACCGCGCAGACAGTCCGCACTGAGACAGTGATTGCAGCCCATCGAAAGATAAGTGCGCTGCGTGTTCGGATAGACGCCGCCTTCCAGTTCGCCAACACGTCGCCACTGGATATGCGCCGGGTTGCCATTCTGCTCGTTACACGCCACCTCACACGAACGGCAGCCGATACACTTCGTCATGTCGAAATGGAAGCGATACTGCTCTCCTGCCTCAAGCGGCCGCGATGGAATCAGAGCCTGAGCAAGCTCTGGTGACGCGCCATTAGCGACGAGCGTCATTCGCACCAAATCGGCGCTCTCTGCTTCCATCGCAATTTCTTGAAGAGGAAGAGGCATAGGTGTTAGTACACGTCCCGGTGATAGCGGTTTTCGTCATGCAGCGCGGAAACATATTCCTGTGCTGCCTCATTCGTAAGGTTTCCGTGGGTCGACACGATGCGATGCAGGGCAACATCCACGTCCTTCGCCATACGACTCGCATCGCCACAAACGTACAAGGACGCGCCATCATTCAGCCATCGATATAGCTCCGCACCAGATTCAAGCATTCGGTCTTGCACGTACACTTTGTGCGCCTGATCACGAGAGAATGCGGTATCGAAGCGAGTCAGATGACCGTCGTCAACGAAAGACTTCATCTCGCAGCAATACAGAAAGTCCGTCTCTGCGCTGCGCTCTCCGAAAAACAACCAATTCTTCCCGGTATGCCCAAGTGCGCGACGCTCATGAAGAAATGCACGGAAGGGTGCAACACCCGTTCCGGGACCAATCATGATGATCGGCGCCTCGGAATTCTTCGGCAGACGAAAGCGCTTGTTCGGATGCAGATAGATCGGCACTCGGGAGCCTATCTCCATTCTCCGTCCCAGCATCGTGGACGCCACACCACCCCGGTCACGGCCGTGCGCGGTGTAGTTCACAACCCCAATTGTGCAGTGCAGTTCGCGCCCATGCGCGGTGGGACTAGACGAGATGGAATATAGTCGAGGCGCAAGTCGTGGCAAAAGTTCGACCAGTTCGGCCGCGTTCGAAAGCACTCCTGGATAAGCATGCAGAAGATCGATCAACCCACGCCCATAAAGGTATGTCTCCAATTCTCCCGTGTCTGCAGTGAGAAGCGTGGAGAGCGTCTGACATTGGGCCTTCTCTGCAAACCGTTGGACGACTTTGCGCGTCAACTTCGTGATCTGAAGGTGATGCCGAAGAAGCTGCTGTACCGTGAGTGGTCCCGACTTGGGAAGAATGGCCGTATCGCTAGGTGAAAAACTAAGTAGCGCAAGAATCTCATCCACAAGTGCGGGATCGTTCTCAGCCAAAACACCACATGCATCCCCGGCTTCGTACTGCAGCTCCGCGTCCGTCAAATCAAAACCGACATGCACGGTTTGTTTGCTCGATGAAGGATGGGTCAGCAGACGCTTATCAACTAGTGGTGCATGATATGGGTTTTCACGCGTATGCGCGAGGTTAACTGCAGCAGGCGAGGCGGTGATCTGTGCCGCTTCGCTCAACGTCGGACCGAAATCACAGAACGCCTTGAGAAGCTGCGCACTCCATGCACTGAACGGCGTATCGACATCCAAGTCACTCTCGACGCGTGCCGTGATGCGGGAGGCTCCGAGAGCGTTCAAGCGATCGTCTAGTTCGATTCCAAACTGGCAGAAGTGCTCATACGCACGATCGCCAAGACAGAAGACTGCGTAACGAAGTGCTTGCAAACGGGGAGCATTGTCTGAGAAGAGAGCATCTCGAAAAGCGCATGCATTCTCAGGGGGCTCTCCTTCGCCGTAGGTGCTGGCAAAAAACAATGCATACGTCTCTTGTCCCAGCGCCGGCAGCGATAAGCTCTCCACTGATTGCACAGTCGGTGCATGTCCGGCTTCCCTAAGAAGCTTGGACATTTTTTTGGCAAGCCGCTCTGCCGTACCGCTCTGCGACGCGAAATATAAACCTAGGCGATAGCTCGCTTGCGGCGCGGGGGAGAGATGCTTGGGGAACAAATCAGCCAGTAACTTGTTGAGCCACGCTCGCTGTTCCGCGCTGAAGGGTGCATCTTCAGGAATGAATGGTGTCACGACTTTCATGCGCCCACCTCACTGAAGCGTTCAACCTTGCAAAAGCCACGCAACTCCCTGATAGTGTGCCGACCGCAGAACTCCAAGAACGACTCTCCCTGGACGGCTTGTTCCATGTACTGCTTCATGATGTTGTGCAGCGCGGATTGGACTTCTTTATAAGGCAACCCGGGAAATAGCTCTCGAGCCAGCGCTTGATCGTTGTCAGCACCACCGCCCACGCTCACCTGATAGCCGGGCTCGCCGCCGATCTTCACTCCCATCAAACCGATATCGCCAATGTAGTGTTGTGCACAGGAGTGAGAGCAACCGGTGACGTGCAGGTTGATCGGCTGAAGAACCGGAAACGCTGCATCAAGTAAAGTTGCAAGTTCAAGAGCATGCCCTTTAGTGTCAGTCGCTGCGAAACGACATCCACGACTCCCTGTACATGCCACCGTACCGCTCAACACACGACCTGCTTCAACTTCGAGTCCCGCATTCCGAAGAGCTTCACGAGCCGCATCTAAGTTCTGCGTTGTGATGTTCGGCAGCAGCAGGTTTTGCCAGACGGTCAGGCGAATTTCTCCCGATCCATACCGATCGGCGACATCGGCAAGTGCGCGCGCTTGACCAACGGGAAGCCAACCCACAGGAACAACCACTCCGATGTAGTGCAATCCCAATTGCGGTTGTGCATGGATGCCAAGATGGGCTGTACGGTCAATCGCATTCCGCGACTCAGACTCTTCTGCGGAGATCCGTACGATTGGAAATGTCAGTTTCCTCTCTGTCTCTTCAAGAAAACGATCTGTCCCCCACTTGTCGATCAGGTACTTTAAACGAGCCTTTTTGCGGTCGGTTCGATCACCATGTTCTGCAAAGACACGCACCATGGCGGCTGCAACAGCAACCAATTGGTCCGGCCGCAACAGCAAACCACAGTCGGATGCGAACTGCCGGTGCCCCGTGATTCCACATAGCAACACGCGAAAGTAAACACCCGGGGGGACGGACTTCCGTTCCGCGATACGAACAGCAAGAAAGCCGATGTCGTTTGTGTCGGCAAGTGTGCTGATGGTGCCGCCGCCATCAAATGCGATGTTGAATTTTCGTGGCAGCCCGAACATATCGCTAGAGTTGAGGATGTAGGCCTGGAGCGCGTTCGCATATGGCCGCACGTCGATTAGTTCTGCAGCATCAATCCCTGCAAGCGGAGATGCAGTGATATTCCGAATGTTGTCCGCTCCAGAGCCTTGGGATGTCATGCCAAGGCAGCGCACTGCGTTCAAAACATCAACGATCGATCGCGGGGCAAATTCACGAATCTGGACTCCTGCACGTGTCGTGATGTCGAGGCGGCCGCAACCAAATCGCTCTGCGATATCCGCCAGCCCCCTCAACTGATGGGTGCTCACAATTCCGCCCGGTGCGCGCAGACGCATCATGAAACTATCCTGCGCTGGAGCTACATGAAACAATCCATGGAACTTGAAGCGATAGCGGAACTCAGCATTGGGAACTTTGTCTTCCGCCGCGTGCTCGAGCAATTCATCCCACAGATCCAAAGGATTGGAATCATACTTCCAGCGTTCTTCCGCGCATAAGTCTTCTACAGGTGTGTTGAAGAACGTTGGAGCATCCGCCAGATTCGGTCCACCAAGATTCTGATCGGCAGTGAATTGTCCCGAACCGACCTGTCCCACATAGGGATAGTTTTGAGCGACCGCAGCGAAAAAGCCCTGCAGATAGGCCTTTTGCTCCGACAAGAACTCTCCGGAGGCAATGATTTCAGGTGCTTGAACCTCTGCCATGGCAACTCTTCCTCGCACTGCATCAAGTAGGCGAGCCCAGAGTCAAAGATTCGGAGTGGGTCAGCGGCACAAGCTTCGAGAACACGCTGACGCACACTCAATCGCGAATCGAGTGACATCTGGGCTCATCGTGGAGCTTGTTTCGTAACGCTGGAACCGGCGCACCTTGGGGCCAGTCAAAAGCAGGAAGGAAGCTGTCCGGCAGTCATGGCAGGACGTACTTCAATACGCGAAGTATGACATGACACGTTCCGAACCGCAATGGGAAAGATTCCTAACCATCGCCAAGGATCATGTTCTGGGCCGGCACAGAATGCAGTTCGAACACGTTACACTCAAGAAACTTCGGCAGTTTTCTGTTTTAACCGCTGCCCATTCTCTTTGGGAGTAATGCATGCGTCATGCCAGCTTCGATGGTCTGCGAGTGCTATCGCTTGAGACCCGTCGCGCCCGCGAAGTCGAAAAGCTGATCCGCACGTATAACGGCGACCCCATCGTTGTGTCCGCGATGCGAGAGATTCCCCTCGAATCGAATACCGATTGCTTCGCATTCGGGGAACGTCTTCTCAACGGCGACTTCGATCTCCTCATCTTTCTGACAGGGATCGGGGTCACCAAACTCCTCCAGACTTTAGAGACCAGGTATTCACAGGGCGCAATCCTGGAGCAATTCCGAAAACGTGAAGTGGTCACGCGTGGAGTGAAGCCTGTTGCCGTTTTACGGGAGCTCCAGGTGCCCGTGTCCGCGTCGACTGAGGAACCCAGCACATGGCATGAAGTGCTTGCACTGCTCGATTCGCAGTATGGGCAGCAGCTCGGCGGGTTTCGCGTTGCGGTACAGGAATACGGCGCAACCAATCCGGAATTCATCGCGGAGCTGGTTGGTCGTTGCGCAGAGGTTACAAAGGTTCCCGTATATCAATGGGGCCTGCCACTTGATCTCGAACCATTGCGCGATGCAGTACGCCGCCTTTGCGACGGCGAAATTGACGTTGTCTTGTTCATGACGGCGGTACAGGTGATTCATCTGTTCCAAATCGCTGATGAATTGGGTTTACGCGAGATGCTGAGCATCGCCTTGCAGCAAGCCATGGTCGTTTCGATTGGACCCACTACCACGGAGGAGTTGAAGCACTACGGCGTTCAACCAGACTTCGAGCCTTCGCGTCCTCGCATGGGCTTCATGGTGAATGAAGCTGCGCAATACGCCAAGAAGCTTCTGGCCGAGAAGAGATCAGTGCAAACGTCGTCTACTGCCGCACCCAGTGTGAGACCGCGTCCACCCTACCGCGGGAGCGTGCAACAGGTCGCACCTTCTACTTCTGCGATGTCTGGATTCCGAGACGGCTTGGCTCCGTTTGACGTGCTGCAGGAAATCAGCAGTCATATCGCATCCACAGACCCGCTTCACGTCACACTTTCACGCATCGTGACGCTCGTGTCCATCGTCATTCCATGTGATTCCTGCTTCCTGTACACACTGGAAGACGACAAACTTGTCTTACGCGCCTCACGGAATCCCCATACGGAAGAACTCGACCATCTCAAGCTCTCCATCGGCGAAGGCGTTACCGGATGGGTTGCGGAACATCGCGAAACAGTTGCCATTCCGGAACGAGCAAGTGAAGACCCCCGCTTCAGTGCGTTCGTCAGTCTGCCGGAGGACCGCTTCGAAGCGATGCTATGCGCCCCCGTAAGTTGCGCAAATCGTGTCGTGGGAGTTCTGAATGTGCAGCACAGGCAGCCTTACCAACATAGCGAGTTGGAGCAGAGAATGCTCTCCACTGTTGGCATTCTCGTCGGAGCAGAAATTGAACGCGCTCGTCTCGAAACGGAGAACTCTGTCCTCACGAACAGGCTTGAAACCCGCAAGCTCGTCGATCGTGCCAAAGGCATCTTGCAGCGTGATCTGAATCTTTCCGAGGACGACGCGTACCGGAACATGCAGCGGGAAAGCCGACAGCGAAGAAAGTCCATGCGCGAAATTGCTGAAGCAATACTTTTGGCTGACAGCTTGAGACGCGACAAGAATGCACGATCCGAATGAGATTGGTTGTAGAACAGGACTGGCCACTCGGGAACGGCTCGACAGTCATGCGCCCCCAATCCTCCTCGAGATGACAGATGCCTTAAGGCCGAGTGAGCTCTTTGCCATCCGCTGGCACGTTTGATGGCGAGAACACACTCGACTTAACTGAAACCATCTACCGTGGGGTGATTCGCCCCTTCGGTAAGACCCCCAAGAGCTTGGGGAAAATGCACTGCCAGATGATCTGGTCACCGAGCTCAAAGGGTGGAAGCTGGAGTGTAAGGAAGGTTCCTGCCAAGGTGCTCTCTGTAAAAACGAGGCGCACAGGAAATCTTCTCCAGATGACTCGATGTTTCCGAATGCGGACGGCGGGTTCATCGACACCAGCAACTACCGGAAAAGGGTCTTGAAGCCTCTCGGGGAGTCTGTAGGTATCGAAAAGCTGAACTTCCAGGTGATCCGGCGCACGATTGCAACGCGGGCGAGGCATCTCGGTTCAGTTAAAGATATCCAGTCCCACCTACGGCACTCGCGAGCTGACGCCACCGCGAACGAGTACATGCAGGAACCGCCTGAGAGCGTGCAGCAAATGGTAGGTACGGTCTACGCGATGCTCACCAGCAACGCAGGCTCAGAGATGGTGAATTGAGCATCTGCTACCAAATGCTACCAATCGCCAAATCGAGATGCTTGTAAGTTGTTGATTTGATGGTGGGCACAGCAGGATTCGAACCTACGACTTCCACCGTGTGAAGGTACGAATCCAAAATTAAACTACTGATGACATTGGACTTATGAGACGGCATAACCGGTAAAAACGGCCAAAACGGCAGTATTTGCCACAAAA of the Terriglobus sp. TAA 43 genome contains:
- a CDS encoding DmsC/YnfH family molybdoenzyme membrane anchor subunit, which gives rise to MEAESADLVRMTLVANGASPELAQALIPSRPLEAGEQYRFHFDMTKCIGCRSCEVACNEQNGNPAHIQWRRVGELEGGVYPNTQRTYLSMGCNHCLSADCLRGCPVNAYTKDPLTGIVLHSTDACIGCQYCVWNCPYSVPQFNAERGVVGKCDMCRGRLLDGREPACVNACPENAIQIEIVNKEAWGKDFHTAESPGMPAAGQTVSTTRITLPERSSSWLERVDTGSIHLEHAHPSLIAMTTVMQASFGALAVMTLAHELNAAVLTSLWLLTTFALNVSVFHLGRPAYAWRAIRMWRRSWLSREVLCFGLFYGSVTACAAAAWLREFQWAITPLAYFGILLGMCGTLASAALYLVKARPSWNTIHTPIDFLVSAAYLGSLVADVMTRGFVLHRNLVLLFAMLWGLNQSIRIVRLRSASLFEWRASYNLLRGEQLFYWVALAFLSAGASVLFAYAPLPWLALFAGTVTVVIGRYLFFVSVVPLSMGLTFIGNRAEVV
- a CDS encoding sulfite reductase flavoprotein subunit alpha, with product MKVVTPFIPEDAPFSAEQRAWLNKLLADLFPKHLSPAPQASYRLGLYFASQSGTAERLAKKMSKLLREAGHAPTVQSVESLSLPALGQETYALFFASTYGEGEPPENACAFRDALFSDNAPRLQALRYAVFCLGDRAYEHFCQFGIELDDRLNALGASRITARVESDLDVDTPFSAWSAQLLKAFCDFGPTLSEAAQITASPAAVNLAHTRENPYHAPLVDKRLLTHPSSSKQTVHVGFDLTDAELQYEAGDACGVLAENDPALVDEILALLSFSPSDTAILPKSGPLTVQQLLRHHLQITKLTRKVVQRFAEKAQCQTLSTLLTADTGELETYLYGRGLIDLLHAYPGVLSNAAELVELLPRLAPRLYSISSSPTAHGRELHCTIGVVNYTAHGRDRGGVASTMLGRRMEIGSRVPIYLHPNKRFRLPKNSEAPIIMIGPGTGVAPFRAFLHERRALGHTGKNWLFFGERSAETDFLYCCEMKSFVDDGHLTRFDTAFSRDQAHKVYVQDRMLESGAELYRWLNDGASLYVCGDASRMAKDVDVALHRIVSTHGNLTNEAAQEYVSALHDENRYHRDVY
- a CDS encoding NirA family protein, which gives rise to MAEVQAPEIIASGEFLSEQKAYLQGFFAAVAQNYPYVGQVGSGQFTADQNLGGPNLADAPTFFNTPVEDLCAEERWKYDSNPLDLWDELLEHAAEDKVPNAEFRYRFKFHGLFHVAPAQDSFMMRLRAPGGIVSTHQLRGLADIAERFGCGRLDITTRAGVQIREFAPRSIVDVLNAVRCLGMTSQGSGADNIRNITASPLAGIDAAELIDVRPYANALQAYILNSSDMFGLPRKFNIAFDGGGTISTLADTNDIGFLAVRIAERKSVPPGVYFRVLLCGITGHRQFASDCGLLLRPDQLVAVAAAMVRVFAEHGDRTDRKKARLKYLIDKWGTDRFLEETERKLTFPIVRISAEESESRNAIDRTAHLGIHAQPQLGLHYIGVVVPVGWLPVGQARALADVADRYGSGEIRLTVWQNLLLPNITTQNLDAAREALRNAGLEVEAGRVLSGTVACTGSRGCRFAATDTKGHALELATLLDAAFPVLQPINLHVTGCSHSCAQHYIGDIGLMGVKIGGEPGYQVSVGGGADNDQALARELFPGLPYKEVQSALHNIMKQYMEQAVQGESFLEFCGRHTIRELRGFCKVERFSEVGA
- a CDS encoding uroporphyrinogen-III synthase, which gives rise to MRHASFDGLRVLSLETRRAREVEKLIRTYNGDPIVVSAMREIPLESNTDCFAFGERLLNGDFDLLIFLTGIGVTKLLQTLETRYSQGAILEQFRKREVVTRGVKPVAVLRELQVPVSASTEEPSTWHEVLALLDSQYGQQLGGFRVAVQEYGATNPEFIAELVGRCAEVTKVPVYQWGLPLDLEPLRDAVRRLCDGEIDVVLFMTAVQVIHLFQIADELGLREMLSIALQQAMVVSIGPTTTEELKHYGVQPDFEPSRPRMGFMVNEAAQYAKKLLAEKRSVQTSSTAAPSVRPRPPYRGSVQQVAPSTSAMSGFRDGLAPFDVLQEISSHIASTDPLHVTLSRIVTLVSIVIPCDSCFLYTLEDDKLVLRASRNPHTEELDHLKLSIGEGVTGWVAEHRETVAIPERASEDPRFSAFVSLPEDRFEAMLCAPVSCANRVVGVLNVQHRQPYQHSELEQRMLSTVGILVGAEIERARLETENSVLTNRLETRKLVDRAKGILQRDLNLSEDDAYRNMQRESRQRRKSMREIAEAILLADSLRRDKNARSE